The following are encoded together in the Monodelphis domestica isolate mMonDom1 chromosome 5, mMonDom1.pri, whole genome shotgun sequence genome:
- the FZD8 gene encoding frizzled-8, whose translation MEWSYLLEVTSLIAAFSLLQRSSGAAAASAKELSCQEITVPLCKGIGYNYTYMPNQFNHDTQDEAGLEVHQFWPLVEIQCSPDLKFFLCSMYTPICLEDYKKPLPPCRSVCERAKAGCAPLMRQYGFAWPDRMRCDRLPEQGNPDTLCMDYNRTDLTTASPSQPHHHHPPPPPPPLPGEQPPPGSGHHRPSGGRPPHRGSGSGKGSEAAAPPARGGGGKSRTPGGGSSPCEPGCQCRAPMVSVSSERHPLYNRVKTGQIANCALPCHNPFFSQDERAFTVFWIGLWSVLCFVSTFATVSTFLIDMERFKYPERPIIFLSACYLFVSVGYLVRLVAGHEKVACSGGAAGAGGAGGAGAGAGAAGAAAGAAGGPGGRGDYEELGAVEQHVRYETTGPALCTVVFLLVYFFGMASSIWWVILSLTWFLAAGMKWGNEAIAGYSQYFHLAAWLVPSVKSIAVLALSSVDGDPVAGICYVGNQSLDNLRGFVLAPLVIYLFIGTMFLLAGFVSLFRIRSVIKQQGGPTKTHKLEKLMIRLGLFTVLYTVPAAVVVACLFYEQHNRPRWEATHNCPCLRDLQPDQARRPDYAVFMLKYFMCLVVGITSGVWVWSGKTLESWRALCTRCCWASKGAGPGGGAAAAAAAVGAGGGGGGVGGGGSGGGVGGGGGGGGGVGGGGMGGGGSMYSDVSTGLTWRSGTASSVSYPKQMPLSQV comes from the coding sequence ATGGAGTGGAGTTACCTGTTGGAAGTCACCTCCCTGATCGCTGCCTTCTCCCTGCTGCAGCGTTCCAGCGGGGCGGCCGCCGCCTCGGCCAAGGAGCTGTCGTGTCAAGAGATCACCGTGCCCCTGTGCAAGGGCATCGGCTACAACTACACCTATATGCCCAACCAGTTCAACCACGACACGCAGGACGAGGCGGGCCTGGAGGTGCACCAGTTCTGGCCCCTGGTGGAGATCCAGTGTTCGCCCGACCTCAAGTTCTTCTTGTGCAGCATGTACACGCCGATCTGCCTGGAGGACTACAAGAAGCCGCTGCCGCCCTGCCGCTCGGTGTGCGAGCGGGCCAAGGCCGGCTGCGCCCCGCTCATGCGCCAGTACGGCTTTGCCTGGCCGGACCGGATGCGCTGTGACCGGCTGCCGGAGCAAGGCAACCCAGACACCCTATGCATGGACTACAACCGCACGGACCTCACCACCGCTTCACCCAGTCAGCCCCACCACCATCacccgccgccaccgccgccgccgctacCCGGCGAGCAGCCGCCCCCGGGCTCCGGGCACCATCGGCCCTCCGGGGGTCGGCCTCCACACCGGGGCAGCGGGAGCGGCAAGGGTTCGGAGGCTGCAGCTCCCCCGGCCCGAGGCGGAGGCGGGAAATCCCGGACCCCTGGCGGCGGCTCCTCCCCCTGTGAACCGGGCTGCCAGTGTCGTGCGCCCATGGTGTCGGTGTCCAGCGAGCGGCACCCGCTCTACAACCGAGTCAAGACTGGGCAGATCGCCAACTGCGCTCTGCCCTGCCACAACCCCTTCTTCAGCCAGGACGAGCGAGCATTCACCGTCTTCTGGATCGGTCTATGGTCAGTGCTCTGCTTCGTCTCCACTTTCGCCACAGTCTCCACCTTCCTCATTGACATGGAACGCTTCAAATACCCTGAGCGACCCATCATCTTCCTCTCCGCCTGCTACCTCTTCGTCTCGGTGGGCTACCTGGTGCGCCTGGTGGCCGGGCACGAGAAGGTGGCGTGCAGCGGAGGGGCAGCGGGAGCTGGCGGTGCGGGTGGGGCCGGCGCCGGGGCAGGGGCGGCCGGTGCAGCGGCTGGGGCTGCTGGGGGCCCGGGAGGGCGGGGCGATTATGAGGAGCTGGGTGCGGTGGAGCAGCACGTGCGCTACGAGACGACGGGCCCGGCGCTATGCACGGTAGTCTTCCTGCTTGTCTACTTCTTTGGCATGGCCAGCTCCATCTGGTGGGTGATCCTGTCGCTCACCTGGTTTCTGGCGGCGGGCATGAAGTGGGGCAACGAGGCCATCGCGGGTTACTCACAGTACTTCCACCTGGCCGCCTGGCTGGTACCCAGCGTCAAGTCCATCGCGGTGTTGGCTCTCAGTTCTGTGGATGGTGACCCAGTGGCTGGTATCTGCTACGTGGGCAACCAGAGCCTGGACAACCTGCGGGGCTTCGTGCTGGCCCCGCTGGTCATCTACCTCTTCATCGGCACCATGTTCCTCCTCGCTGGCTTCGTGTCGCTCTTCCGCATCCGTTCGGTCATCAAACAGCAGGGAGGCCCCACCAAGACGCACAAACTGGAAAAGCTCATGATCCGCCTGGGCCTCTTCACCGTCCTCTACACCGTGCCCGCCGCAGTCGTGGTCGCTTGCCTCTTCTATGAGCAGCACAACCGCCCCCGCTGGGAGGCCACCCACAACTGCCCCTGCCTGCGGGACCTGCAGCCGGACCAGGCCCGCCGGCCAGACTACGCAGTCTTCATGCTTAAGTACTTCATGTGCCTCGTGGTGGGCATCACCTCGGGCGTGTGGGTCTGGTCTGGAAAGACGCTCGAGTCGTGGCGGGCCTTGTGCACTCGCTGTTGCTGGGCCAGTAAGGGAGCTGGTCCCGGCGGAGgagccgctgccgccgccgctgccgtaggcgcgggaggaggaggagggggagtgggagggggaggCAGCGGAGGAGGAGTGGGGGGAGGTGGCggcggaggaggaggagtgggagGCGGAGGAATGGGAGGAGGGGGCTCTATGTACAGCGATGTCAGCACGGGCTTGACGTGGAGATCAGGCACCGCCAGCTCGGTGTCCTATCCCAAACAAATGCCATTATCCCAGGTCTAG